The following coding sequences are from one Granulicella sp. L56 window:
- the fabZ gene encoding 3-hydroxyacyl-ACP dehydratase FabZ, which produces MTESEREQQTNSPEAPEAAKQTMDIVEIMSILPHRYPFLLIDRVVEIERKQRIVAIKNVTFNEPHFQGHFPDYPIMPGVLMVEAIAQAGGALLLTEIPDRADKLMVFTGIDNAKFRRPVVPGDQLRIEVTVLQWRSRAVKMLGIATVDGKVACEATVMCQLVPRAAKKPASEVPAE; this is translated from the coding sequence ATGACTGAATCTGAGCGTGAACAGCAAACCAATTCGCCCGAGGCCCCTGAGGCCGCCAAGCAGACGATGGACATCGTCGAGATCATGTCCATCCTGCCGCATCGCTACCCCTTCCTGCTGATCGACCGCGTCGTCGAGATTGAACGCAAGCAGCGCATCGTCGCCATCAAGAACGTCACCTTCAACGAGCCGCACTTTCAGGGTCACTTTCCCGACTACCCCATCATGCCCGGCGTCCTGATGGTCGAAGCCATCGCCCAGGCTGGCGGAGCGCTGCTGCTGACCGAGATTCCCGACCGCGCCGACAAGCTGATGGTCTTCACCGGAATCGACAACGCCAAGTTTCGCCGCCCCGTCGTTCCCGGTGATCAACTGCGCATCGAGGTCACCGTGCTGCAATGGCGCAGCCGCGCCGTCAAGATGCTCGGCATCGCGACCGTCGACGGCAAGGTAGCCTGCGAGGCGACCGTGATGTGCCAGCTCGTGCCCCGCGCGGCGAAGAAGCCTGCCTCCGAGGTACCGGCCGAGTGA
- a CDS encoding OmpH family outer membrane protein — protein MNRTLTLVSALGAGLLTVAGMAQTTTPTTQPAASAAVAPQAVPAKIALIEYEQVAAATNEGQRAIQEVQAKYAPKKTQIDSQSAEVDSLKKQLQSAPATLSDEERASKLRTIDTKEKQLQRDAQDATQAYNADLQDALGKVAQKLGPTVVKYVQANGYTLLLDLSGQQAQGGVSVMWATPGTDISQAIIEAYNASSGVGAPAPSAPTPAARPRSTTTHPSTTK, from the coding sequence ATGAATCGTACCCTTACGCTAGTCTCCGCCCTTGGCGCGGGATTGTTGACCGTTGCCGGGATGGCCCAAACAACGACGCCCACCACCCAACCCGCCGCTTCTGCTGCTGTGGCGCCACAAGCTGTACCAGCAAAGATTGCCCTGATCGAGTATGAGCAGGTTGCAGCCGCTACGAATGAAGGACAGCGCGCGATTCAAGAGGTTCAGGCCAAGTATGCACCGAAGAAGACTCAGATCGACTCTCAGTCTGCGGAAGTGGATTCCCTGAAGAAGCAACTGCAGAGTGCGCCTGCGACCCTCTCTGACGAAGAGCGCGCCAGCAAGCTGCGCACGATCGACACCAAGGAAAAGCAGCTCCAGCGCGATGCTCAGGATGCCACGCAGGCCTATAACGCCGACCTACAGGATGCTCTCGGCAAAGTTGCGCAGAAGCTTGGGCCTACGGTGGTGAAGTACGTTCAGGCGAATGGCTATACGCTTCTTCTGGACCTCAGCGGACAGCAGGCCCAGGGAGGCGTCTCGGTCATGTGGGCGACCCCTGGAACCGACATCTCGCAGGCGATCATCGAGGCTTACAACGCTTCTTCTGGAGTCGGAGCTCCTGCTCCTTCTGCGCCGACCCCGGCTGCGCGTCCGCGTTCGACCACGACGCATCCCTCAACCACCAAGTAA
- a CDS encoding DoxX family protein has translation MKIAVVIARVLLGLIFLVFGLNYFFHFLPMPPPPGDAGVLMGIFYTHGWLTFHGVLYVLAGALLVAGWYVPVGLTILGPIIVNILLFHLTIAPGIAPGAVAAVLELFLIWAYWPAFRGIFTAKLEA, from the coding sequence ATGAAGATCGCCGTAGTGATAGCTCGTGTTTTGCTTGGCCTGATATTTCTTGTCTTCGGCCTCAACTATTTCTTCCATTTTCTTCCCATGCCGCCGCCGCCGGGCGATGCCGGTGTATTGATGGGCATCTTCTACACGCATGGCTGGCTGACCTTCCACGGTGTGCTCTATGTGCTTGCCGGCGCGCTGCTGGTGGCCGGATGGTACGTTCCCGTCGGGCTGACCATTCTGGGACCCATTATTGTGAACATCCTGCTGTTCCATCTCACGATTGCGCCGGGCATCGCTCCGGGAGCTGTGGCGGCTGTGCTGGAGCTGTTCCTGATCTGGGCCTACTGGCCAGCCTTTCGGGGTATCTTTACCGCGAAGCTGGAGGCGTAG
- a CDS encoding Gfo/Idh/MocA family protein → MTSSLRYTFKSLLALCVFSVLSLSSASAQNPAHIRVAVVGLNHDHIMGFLHELPSHPDVELVGISEPDAALRQKYATRFHLPENLFYSSEATMLAKTHPQAILVYTAVAGHRAAIEQAAPLHIPAMVEKPLATTVEDALAIQKLSQKYNVPVLTNYETTWYASNTAANNMLEAGQIGELRKLVFHDGHRGPKEIGVSPDFFKWLTDPKQNGAGSLFDFGCYGVDLTTWMMHGELPLTVTAVTLHIKPEIYPNVDDDSTIVLTYPHAQAIIQGSWNWPFDRKDMEVYGVKGYIDTLYVDGAPGVKLRVRLPGEHTEHVEDAPALAPPQNNSLNYLSAVLGGTLKPEHDMTSLDTNVTVVRILDAARRSAATGRTIHLKDEVEGKK, encoded by the coding sequence ATGACCTCCTCTCTTCGTTACACGTTTAAATCGCTTCTCGCCCTCTGCGTCTTCAGCGTGCTCAGCCTCTCTTCCGCTTCAGCGCAGAATCCTGCTCACATCCGCGTCGCCGTCGTCGGTCTGAACCACGACCACATCATGGGCTTCCTGCACGAGCTGCCTTCGCACCCCGATGTCGAGCTCGTCGGCATCTCCGAACCCGACGCCGCTCTGCGCCAGAAGTATGCCACACGCTTCCATCTCCCTGAGAATCTCTTCTACTCGTCCGAAGCAACGATGCTCGCCAAGACGCACCCGCAGGCGATCCTCGTCTATACCGCTGTCGCCGGACACCGCGCCGCCATCGAGCAGGCCGCACCGCTCCACATCCCGGCCATGGTCGAGAAGCCACTCGCCACCACTGTCGAAGACGCTCTGGCCATCCAGAAGCTCTCGCAGAAGTACAACGTGCCCGTGCTCACCAACTATGAGACCACCTGGTACGCCTCCAACACCGCGGCGAACAACATGCTTGAGGCAGGCCAGATCGGCGAGCTGCGCAAGCTCGTCTTTCACGACGGACACCGCGGCCCCAAGGAGATCGGCGTCAGCCCTGACTTCTTCAAGTGGCTCACCGACCCGAAGCAGAACGGTGCCGGATCACTCTTCGACTTCGGCTGCTACGGCGTCGATCTCACCACATGGATGATGCACGGCGAACTGCCGCTGACCGTCACCGCTGTCACCCTGCACATCAAGCCGGAGATCTATCCCAACGTCGATGACGACAGCACCATCGTCCTGACCTATCCGCACGCGCAGGCCATCATTCAAGGCTCGTGGAACTGGCCCTTCGACCGCAAAGACATGGAAGTCTACGGCGTCAAAGGCTACATCGACACGCTTTATGTGGACGGCGCACCCGGCGTGAAGCTTCGCGTCCGTCTCCCCGGCGAGCACACCGAACATGTCGAAGACGCACCCGCGCTTGCGCCGCCCCAGAACAACTCTCTCAACTATCTCAGCGCTGTCCTCGGCGGAACGCTCAAGCCGGAGCACGATATGACCTCGCTCGACACCAACGTTACCGTCGTCCGCATTCTGGACGCCGCGCGCCGCTCTGCTGCGACAGGCCGCACCATTCACCTCAAGGACGAAGTCGAAGGCAAGAAGTAG
- a CDS encoding MmcQ/YjbR family DNA-binding protein translates to MDVERIRAFLLGLPHVVETAQFGGLVFWVGDKAVGGKMFAWVKLEQTDNHPRVISYPAGPERSAELLEIDGIFPAPYVARIHWVAAERWNVFRTAEWEQQLRAAYDLTLAKLPPKTRTMLTMPKTKQRQLITERRKLLASRRSAS, encoded by the coding sequence ATGGACGTCGAACGCATCCGCGCCTTCCTCCTTGGCCTTCCTCACGTCGTCGAAACCGCGCAGTTCGGTGGCCTCGTCTTCTGGGTTGGGGACAAAGCCGTCGGCGGCAAGATGTTTGCCTGGGTCAAGCTCGAACAGACCGACAACCACCCGCGCGTCATCTCCTACCCCGCAGGGCCGGAGCGCTCCGCCGAACTACTCGAGATCGACGGCATCTTCCCCGCGCCCTACGTCGCCCGCATTCACTGGGTCGCCGCCGAGCGCTGGAACGTCTTTCGCACCGCCGAGTGGGAGCAGCAACTGCGCGCCGCCTACGACCTGACCCTGGCCAAGCTGCCGCCAAAGACCCGCACCATGCTGACCATGCCGAAGACGAAACAAAGGCAGCTCATAACGGAACGCAGAAAACTTCTGGCCTCCCGGCGATCAGCCTCGTAG
- a CDS encoding lytic transglycosylase domain-containing protein, which yields MARTTLLFKDVRRWALVAACVPLVMLAGCPQNQGAATAKVPAQATAPAIANGPADKAQPAGKIVAAKAEPVDPAEAYKEQQLINHAEQLYRSGVDNYSAGHLDAARADFDSAVDAMLMSGMDLKGDPDLADELDHLVSAVNSLEMAALKQGNGFSPAVEEAPLDAANQVTFPANPALTAKVEAELKTTQSDFPLVINQYVAGFISYFSNSPTGHAHLLRSLERAGKYKTMISKDLRDEGLPQDLIYLAVAESGFQPQVVNAHSGAGGMWQFMPFQGAYGLTHNGWFDERFDPEKSSIAYAKYMKALYNQFGDWYLAMAAYNWGPGNVQRSVMHTGYADFWELYRRNVLPEATKNYVPGIIAAIIMAKNPTQYGLDKMVPEPAVVYDTVTVSYAVDLRLVADVTNATLPEIVGLNPSLLRMTTPREMPFDLHIPVGTGDLFASRIKQIPEDKRDTWRFHVVHEGETLDAVATTFHTHASDIAEENGVTGNDGVDGGDELVIPIAAPRAVAHPQTYKVRRGDTLVTVADRFGVTVEQLRSWNHLRSNAVATGHSLRVSEPVKLAPRMRSRGKSSRGHRSSVSSHSRSKGPHAASSHTKSSSSGRADSKKSSTNSKHGVSKTKRKAAR from the coding sequence ATGGCTCGAACAACTCTACTATTCAAAGACGTGCGGCGATGGGCACTAGTGGCAGCGTGTGTGCCGCTGGTGATGCTTGCGGGCTGTCCGCAGAACCAGGGCGCAGCGACGGCCAAGGTGCCTGCGCAGGCGACGGCTCCGGCCATTGCAAATGGCCCCGCAGACAAAGCGCAACCGGCAGGGAAGATTGTTGCGGCGAAGGCTGAACCGGTCGATCCGGCGGAGGCTTACAAAGAGCAGCAGTTGATCAACCATGCCGAGCAGCTCTATCGCAGCGGCGTCGACAACTACAGCGCTGGTCATCTGGATGCTGCGCGCGCGGATTTCGACTCTGCCGTGGATGCGATGCTGATGAGCGGGATGGACCTGAAGGGCGACCCCGACCTCGCCGACGAGTTGGACCACCTGGTGAGTGCGGTGAACTCGCTGGAGATGGCGGCACTGAAGCAGGGCAACGGATTTTCGCCCGCCGTTGAAGAGGCACCGCTCGACGCTGCCAATCAGGTCACCTTTCCCGCGAACCCTGCTTTGACTGCGAAGGTGGAGGCGGAGTTGAAGACGACGCAGTCGGACTTTCCGCTGGTGATCAATCAATACGTCGCCGGGTTTATCAGCTATTTTTCCAACTCACCCACGGGACACGCACACCTGCTGCGGTCACTGGAGCGTGCGGGAAAATACAAGACCATGATCTCGAAGGATCTGCGGGATGAAGGGCTTCCTCAGGATCTGATCTATCTTGCAGTGGCCGAGTCGGGCTTTCAACCCCAAGTAGTGAATGCGCATTCGGGAGCTGGCGGCATGTGGCAGTTTATGCCGTTTCAGGGGGCGTATGGTCTGACGCACAATGGATGGTTCGATGAGCGGTTCGATCCGGAGAAGTCCTCCATCGCCTATGCGAAGTATATGAAGGCACTCTACAACCAGTTTGGCGACTGGTATCTCGCAATGGCCGCGTATAACTGGGGCCCGGGCAATGTGCAGCGCTCGGTCATGCACACTGGCTACGCTGACTTCTGGGAACTGTATCGGCGCAACGTGCTTCCGGAGGCGACGAAGAACTATGTGCCGGGGATCATCGCGGCAATCATCATGGCGAAGAATCCGACGCAGTATGGACTGGACAAGATGGTTCCCGAGCCGGCGGTTGTCTACGACACGGTGACGGTGAGCTACGCGGTGGACCTGCGGCTGGTGGCAGATGTGACCAACGCAACGCTGCCCGAGATTGTTGGACTGAATCCGAGTCTGCTGCGCATGACGACGCCGCGGGAGATGCCCTTCGATCTGCACATTCCGGTTGGCACCGGCGACCTTTTTGCTTCGCGGATCAAACAGATTCCCGAGGACAAGAGGGACACCTGGCGGTTCCATGTGGTGCACGAGGGCGAGACGCTCGATGCCGTCGCAACGACATTTCATACTCATGCGAGCGATATCGCGGAAGAGAATGGCGTCACCGGGAACGATGGTGTCGATGGCGGCGATGAGCTGGTGATTCCGATCGCGGCACCAAGAGCGGTGGCCCATCCGCAGACATATAAGGTGCGGCGCGGCGATACGCTGGTTACGGTTGCCGACCGCTTCGGCGTAACGGTGGAGCAACTGCGGAGCTGGAACCATCTGCGATCGAACGCTGTCGCGACGGGGCATTCGTTGCGGGTCTCCGAGCCTGTGAAGCTCGCGCCGCGAATGCGCTCGCGTGGCAAATCGTCGCGTGGGCACAGGTCTTCAGTGTCTTCGCATTCGCGTTCGAAGGGACCGCATGCAGCGTCATCACACACAAAATCGTCTTCATCCGGACGAGCGGATTCGAAAAAATCGAGTACAAACTCGAAGCACGGCGTCTCCAAAACGAAACGGAAAGCTGCCCGATAA
- a CDS encoding DUF3253 domain-containing protein, translating into MPDRKRNPERPTPRKDKLCKTCRRPIQWQKKWEQDWDIVKFCSEACTGYRPGEKDVALEAAILELLAERSVDGDRSKTICPSEAAKLVSGDARGKDKATRRDWEGLVEPARAAARRLVVAGKIVITQHGAIVDPATAKGPIRLRLR; encoded by the coding sequence ATGCCCGACCGCAAACGCAACCCCGAGCGTCCCACTCCACGCAAAGACAAGCTTTGCAAGACCTGCCGCCGCCCCATTCAGTGGCAGAAGAAGTGGGAGCAGGACTGGGACATCGTTAAGTTCTGTAGCGAAGCCTGCACCGGCTACCGCCCCGGCGAAAAGGATGTGGCACTTGAGGCCGCCATTCTTGAGCTTCTCGCCGAACGCAGCGTCGATGGAGACAGGAGCAAGACGATCTGCCCGTCAGAGGCGGCGAAGCTGGTCAGCGGCGACGCTCGCGGTAAGGACAAAGCCACTCGCCGCGACTGGGAGGGGCTGGTGGAGCCAGCCCGTGCCGCGGCGCGTCGTCTTGTGGTCGCGGGAAAGATTGTCATCACCCAGCATGGAGCAATCGTTGATCCCGCCACAGCAAAAGGCCCCATCCGGCTTCGCCTGCGCTAA
- the lepA gene encoding translation elongation factor 4: protein MDPSHIRNFAIIAHIDHGKSTLSDRLLELTGSVTAREMQMQVLDTMDLERERGITIKAHTVRMMYKAHDGETYQLNLIDTPGHVDFSYEVSRSLASCEGALLVVDASQGVEAQTLANAYLAIAGGLEIIPIINKIDLPSADIERTKEMIEKSVGLPADDAIAVSAKTGLNVADILEAVVTLLPPPKGDPEAPLQALIFDSWFDPYRGVIVLARIVNGKLRKGMKIKVMSNGKTFDVESMGVMTPKPVEMVELSAGEVGFFVATIKNVADTKVGDTITSVENPCAEALPGFEDIKSMVFAGLYTVDSHEHAMLRDALEKLRLNDASFSFEPESSVALGFGFRCGFLGLLHLEIIQERLEREYDLDLITTAPGVRYKITLTDGSVIEVDNPSRWPDPSNIEQIEEPVIIAKILTNEEYVGGILKLVEEKRGRQQNMEYVSDTRVMITYELPLNEIVLDFYDRLKTVSRGYASLDYVLAGSWVSPMVKMDILIGGDPVDALSIIIHKDFAQNRGRALVSKMRELIPRQMFEVAIQAAIGSKVIARETVTAIRKNVIAKCYGGDISRKRKLLDKQKEGKKRMKRIGKVDIPQEAFLAVLKVGED from the coding sequence ATGGATCCAAGTCACATCCGCAACTTCGCGATCATCGCGCATATCGACCATGGCAAGTCCACCCTCTCCGACCGTCTGCTCGAGCTGACCGGCTCGGTGACCGCGCGCGAGATGCAGATGCAGGTGCTCGACACCATGGACCTCGAGCGCGAGCGCGGCATCACCATCAAGGCCCACACCGTCCGCATGATGTACAAGGCGCACGACGGCGAGACCTATCAGCTCAACCTCATCGACACGCCCGGCCACGTCGATTTCAGCTACGAGGTCTCACGCTCGCTGGCATCGTGCGAAGGCGCACTGCTGGTTGTCGACGCCTCGCAGGGCGTCGAGGCACAGACGCTCGCCAATGCTTACCTCGCCATCGCCGGTGGCCTTGAGATCATTCCCATCATCAACAAGATTGATCTCCCCAGCGCCGACATCGAGCGCACCAAGGAGATGATCGAAAAATCCGTCGGGCTACCTGCTGATGACGCAATTGCGGTCTCGGCCAAGACCGGCCTCAACGTCGCTGACATTCTAGAAGCGGTCGTGACACTGCTACCGCCGCCAAAGGGCGATCCAGAGGCACCGCTGCAAGCGCTCATCTTCGATAGCTGGTTCGATCCCTACAGAGGCGTCATCGTGCTCGCCCGTATCGTCAACGGCAAGCTGCGCAAGGGCATGAAGATCAAGGTCATGTCGAACGGCAAGACCTTCGATGTCGAAAGCATGGGCGTCATGACTCCCAAGCCAGTCGAGATGGTCGAGCTTTCCGCCGGCGAAGTCGGCTTCTTCGTGGCCACCATCAAAAACGTAGCCGACACCAAGGTCGGCGACACCATCACTTCGGTCGAGAACCCCTGCGCCGAAGCGCTACCCGGCTTCGAAGACATCAAGAGCATGGTCTTCGCCGGTCTTTACACCGTCGACTCGCACGAGCACGCCATGCTGCGCGACGCGCTCGAAAAGCTCCGCCTCAATGACGCCAGCTTCTCCTTCGAGCCAGAAAGCTCCGTCGCGCTCGGCTTCGGCTTCCGCTGCGGCTTCCTCGGCCTGCTCCATCTTGAGATCATTCAGGAGCGCCTGGAGCGCGAGTACGACCTCGACCTCATCACCACCGCGCCCGGCGTCCGCTACAAGATCACCCTGACCGACGGCAGCGTCATCGAGGTTGACAATCCTTCGCGCTGGCCCGATCCCTCGAACATCGAGCAGATCGAAGAGCCGGTCATCATCGCCAAGATTTTGACCAACGAAGAGTACGTCGGCGGAATCCTGAAGCTCGTCGAAGAGAAGCGCGGCCGTCAGCAGAACATGGAGTACGTCTCCGACACCCGCGTCATGATCACCTACGAGCTTCCACTCAACGAGATCGTGCTCGACTTCTACGACCGCCTCAAGACCGTCTCCCGCGGCTACGCCTCGCTCGACTACGTCCTCGCCGGGAGCTGGGTCTCGCCCATGGTCAAGATGGACATCCTCATCGGCGGCGATCCCGTCGATGCGCTCTCCATCATCATCCACAAGGACTTCGCCCAGAATCGTGGTCGCGCTCTCGTCTCCAAGATGCGCGAGCTGATCCCGCGCCAGATGTTCGAGGTCGCCATTCAGGCCGCCATCGGATCGAAGGTCATCGCCCGCGAGACCGTCACCGCCATCCGCAAGAACGTCATCGCCAAGTGCTACGGCGGCGACATCAGCCGCAAGCGCAAGCTCCTCGATAAGCAGAAAGAGGGCAAAAAGCGCATGAAGCGCATCGGCAAGGTAGATATTCCGCAGGAGGCATTTTTAGCCGTGCTCAAAGTCGGGGAAGATTAG
- the lpxA gene encoding acyl-ACP--UDP-N-acetylglucosamine O-acyltransferase — translation MSIHPTAIVAAGAVIPESCTVGPYCTIGANVVLGEECELVSHVVLDGHLTLGSRNRIYSFACVGISPQDLKYAGEPTRVTIGDDNSIREYVTISRGTMGGGGVTTVGSGCLIMAYTHIGHDSHIGNGCILANSATLAGHVIVEDYAVVGALCPVHQFCRIGKYSYIGGGTTITQNVLPYSLTSIERNNHAYGLNKVGLERRGFTPEQLKELRAAYRLLQASKLNTTQALEAIRETVAKGAGEHVAYLAEFIANSDRGVIK, via the coding sequence GTGAGTATCCACCCGACCGCAATCGTCGCCGCTGGAGCCGTCATTCCGGAGTCCTGCACGGTCGGTCCTTACTGCACGATTGGAGCGAACGTCGTGCTCGGCGAAGAGTGCGAGCTGGTCTCGCACGTCGTGCTTGACGGGCACCTGACCCTCGGCAGCCGGAACCGCATCTACTCCTTCGCCTGCGTGGGTATCTCTCCGCAGGACCTGAAGTACGCTGGCGAGCCGACGAGGGTGACGATCGGCGACGACAACAGCATCCGCGAGTACGTCACCATCTCGCGTGGGACGATGGGCGGGGGCGGAGTGACGACGGTGGGAAGCGGCTGTCTGATCATGGCCTACACCCACATCGGCCACGACTCGCACATCGGCAACGGATGCATCCTGGCCAACTCCGCTACGCTGGCCGGACACGTCATCGTCGAGGACTACGCCGTAGTCGGCGCACTGTGCCCCGTGCATCAGTTCTGCCGCATCGGCAAATACTCCTACATCGGCGGGGGCACCACCATCACGCAGAATGTGCTGCCCTACTCGCTCACCAGCATTGAGCGCAACAACCACGCCTACGGATTGAACAAAGTCGGCCTCGAACGGCGCGGCTTCACGCCGGAGCAGTTGAAGGAGTTGCGCGCTGCCTACCGTCTGCTGCAAGCCTCGAAGCTGAATACGACCCAGGCGCTCGAAGCCATCCGCGAGACGGTTGCCAAAGGCGCAGGTGAACACGTCGCCTATCTCGCAGAGTTCATCGCCAACAGCGACCGCGGGGTCATCAAATAG
- a CDS encoding peroxiredoxin, whose translation MRKGILLAAIIGLVATCGVGLKAHAADTDTDTVKVGMTAPNFTLPSQEDRPISLSEFKGKWVVLYFYPKDQTTGCTIEAHNFQRDQPKYDKLHAVVLGVSLDTVASHKAWCAIDTFSFKMLADPDHKVVDAYGVPVMTHGDMHFAKRQTFLISPKGKVVKFWPDVKVDHHSEEVLAAIEEAKK comes from the coding sequence ATGCGCAAAGGAATTTTGCTTGCAGCGATCATAGGCTTGGTGGCAACATGCGGCGTTGGTTTGAAAGCCCATGCTGCCGACACAGATACAGACACGGTCAAGGTCGGTATGACCGCACCCAACTTCACGCTTCCCTCACAGGAAGACCGGCCCATCAGCCTCAGCGAGTTCAAGGGGAAGTGGGTCGTCCTCTACTTCTACCCGAAGGACCAGACCACTGGATGCACCATCGAAGCGCATAACTTTCAGCGCGACCAGCCGAAGTATGACAAGCTCCACGCGGTCGTCCTCGGCGTCAGCCTCGATACCGTCGCCAGCCACAAGGCATGGTGCGCGATAGACACCTTCAGCTTCAAGATGCTGGCCGATCCCGATCACAAGGTCGTCGATGCATACGGCGTCCCGGTGATGACGCACGGCGATATGCACTTCGCCAAGCGGCAGACGTTCCTCATCTCTCCCAAGGGCAAGGTCGTGAAGTTCTGGCCCGATGTCAAGGTGGACCACCACAGCGAAGAAGTTCTCGCCGCAATCGAAGAAGCTAAGAAGTAG
- a CDS encoding LpxI family protein produces MDKLGLIAGNGRFPFLLLDAARAHGLQVVVAAIKEEADPEIDARAAADADIHVHWMSLGELSHLIETFQAEGVTRAVMAGQVKHKQIFSSIRPDWRLAKLLLNLRTRNTDMLLGAIAKVLGDEGIELISSTAYLEPLLAKPGVLTSRAPSEEELKDIAYGRTVAQAIAGYDLGQTVVIAAQACVAVEAMEGTDATIERAGALFRTLGIEIGDQTTLSRSLTVVKVAKPNQDMRFDVPVVGVATIQTMQRAGATCLAVEAGRTLMFDPAAIVATADAAGIAILAQ; encoded by the coding sequence ATGGATAAACTCGGCCTCATCGCCGGCAACGGTCGCTTCCCTTTTCTCCTTCTTGACGCTGCACGCGCCCACGGCCTTCAGGTCGTCGTCGCAGCGATCAAGGAGGAGGCCGACCCCGAGATCGACGCTCGCGCCGCAGCCGATGCCGATATTCACGTCCACTGGATGTCGCTCGGCGAACTCTCCCACCTCATCGAAACCTTTCAGGCCGAAGGCGTCACCCGCGCCGTCATGGCCGGACAGGTCAAGCACAAGCAGATCTTCTCCAGCATCCGTCCCGACTGGCGTCTGGCAAAACTGCTGCTCAACCTCCGCACCCGCAACACCGACATGCTGCTCGGCGCAATCGCAAAAGTCCTCGGCGACGAGGGCATCGAACTGATCTCCTCAACCGCCTACCTCGAGCCTCTACTCGCAAAGCCCGGCGTTCTCACCAGCCGTGCTCCCAGCGAAGAAGAACTTAAAGACATCGCCTATGGCCGCACCGTGGCCCAGGCCATCGCTGGATATGACCTCGGCCAGACCGTGGTGATCGCTGCGCAGGCCTGCGTTGCGGTTGAGGCCATGGAAGGCACAGACGCCACCATCGAGCGTGCCGGTGCTCTCTTTCGCACCCTCGGCATCGAGATCGGCGACCAAACCACCCTCAGCCGCTCGCTGACCGTTGTAAAAGTTGCTAAGCCCAATCAGGACATGCGCTTCGACGTGCCGGTCGTCGGCGTCGCCACTATCCAGACGATGCAACGTGCAGGCGCGACCTGTCTCGCCGTAGAAGCAGGCAGGACGCTGATGTTCGATCCGGCAGCTATCGTCGCCACCGCAGATGCCGCTGGCATCGCTATCCTTGCTCAATAG